From Mya arenaria isolate MELC-2E11 chromosome 12, ASM2691426v1, the proteins below share one genomic window:
- the LOC128212096 gene encoding uncharacterized protein LOC128212096: MNKYPERKNKNATPRKSKSFSTLSTIPGCQTQNGERQLPSVVKCESGEETSSKLVAMSLSNDCLSPDVEEDCSDSLLRRVPSGVPTANIAERCSSSDLEHDCLHDDDAYLRTDASLEIQSNVMRSLLAEEEFDIVKEIHEEGTKVKEKLTKELSEEGDRIKSSIQTTERAACQYLVRGELNRKSNEKSRDVGRADLIILHTEKDLRVANDLMADLAALQPDINQDLFSNIDHGRTGMGSLDTIHERYGCIGILVTPNLDEDELTMFQVEGLMTFGLENGKDTAHRVVPFWYMEKRECKTVCLRAIKGLDYSNFTSDKRQFSSSFKTLIKNIRKQYS; this comes from the exons atgaataaatacccGGAAAGGAAAAACAAAAACGCAACACCTAGGAAATCAAAATCCTTCTCTACCTTATCTACAATCCCTGGCTGCCAAACTCAAAATGGAGAAAGACAATTGCCATCGGTTGTCAAATGTGAATCTGGAGAAGAAACTTCTTCCAAACTGGTAGCGATGAGTTTATCTAATGATTGTTTATCTCCAGATGTTGAAGAAGACTGTTCCGACAGTTTGCTGCGTAGAGTTCCCTCCGGTGTACCAACTGCCAATATAGCAGAAAGGTGTTCATCTTCAGACTTGGAACATGACTGTTTACATGACGATGATGCTTATTTACGGACAGACGCATCTCTTGAAATACAAAGTAATGTAATGAGGTCGCTATTAGCCGAGGAAGAGTTCGATATTGTCAAAGAAATACATGAAGAAGGAACGAAAGTTAAAGAAAAACTTACCAAAGAACTTTCCGAAGAAGGTGACAGAATAAAATCATCTATTCAAACTACCGAGAGGGCAGCTTGTCAGTATCTTGTGAGAGGGGAACTCAATAGAAAATCAAACGAAAAGTCCAGAG atGTCGGAAGAGCAGATCTGATCATTTTACACACAGAAAAAGATCTGCGCGTTGCCAACGACTTGATGGCTGATTTAGCTGCTTTGCAGCCAGATATAAACCAGGATCTCTTCAGTAACATTGACCATGGACGAACCGGTATGGGTAGTCTGGACACCATACATGAACGCTATGGTTGTATTGGCATACTTGTCACACCCAACTTAGATGAAGACGAATTGACAATGTTTCAAGTAGAGGGCCTAATGACATTTGGGTTGGAAAACGGCAAGGATACAGCACACCGTGTAGTGCCTTTTTGGTATATGGAAAAAAGAGAGTGCAAAACAGTGTGTCTTCGTGCGATTAAAGGCTTGGATTATTCCAACTTCACATCGGACAAAAGACAGTTTTCATCTTCCTTTAAAACGCTGATTAAAAACATACGAAAACAATACTCTTGA
- the LOC128212090 gene encoding polyunsaturated fatty acid 5-lipoxygenase-like — MHETVKIYMDYLSSDIPYLFNCVVRSWSARGDRSDFKVMADKKEKIMEIMTWEQAKNTLWNWTTRLKEQLPAIMDGRMFLKGSLASAFLALVFSYVLHYIIYPGTLRITVMTGDKPRQSDTACVCLTLSVDGYKALEQKLEARFNHDFSRGQTDTFDVPNVQLPSEVDSIEISKCRPGDEVDWYIDIVKVQNMKTESSREFPVFRRLGSNEVVVIHNYDTYLPNDEFYNKLPKMLEQRQRELETAKRDYEYEYKDELPVMVKELPDKEKFSFLYEMFLGLNLGKFILLTSAFEHTDWGQTIEGVMDIFKYLHLKPPSDLERWRSDEKFGLQRLLGVNSNVIRRVKDMAQLQKLNVHENDVLLTSEDLTVMEAFNENRLFIVDHSIIQGCPTSERVILCSPIALFVRNEDDKIMPVAIQLFQNKTDDNPVFYPDDDEITWQLAKIWFNNADAQVHQSIFHLGYTHLIMEGFAVAAHRHLSTSHPIFKLLAPHFIYLMAINKGGMSLLLAEGKALDKVMSSGAAGGKYLIARYKTKWRLNIEGTLPADLEARGVGKEVIPIYPFRDDAMLTYDVIKRYVHHYVDLYYKDEDVLKGDEEIQNWRSDMTRPESQGGLGIFGVPGENDRFQTKEDLAIVLTSIIYTCSVGHAAVNFKQYDEYAFPLNYPSKLKGKPPTDKTRRYVRDILSILPPKPTHHTLLEVAGILSSRGTNSLGHFEVDYIHDPAAVELVKTFRKELETVSKTIKERNKQRPQELQYDYLDPQSIPNSISI, encoded by the exons atgcatgaaacggtaaaaatatatatggactACCTATCAAGTGATATTCCTTATTTATTTAACTGTGTGGTAAGGAGTTGGAGCGCTCGAGGAGACCGAAG TGACTTCAAAGTTATGGCCGACAAGAAAGAGAAGATCATGGAGATAATGACTTGGGAGCAAGCCAAAAACACTTTATGGAATT GGACAACACGTTTAAAGGAACAGTTACCGGCGATAATGGATGGAAGAATGTTTCTGAAAGGCTCTTTGGCAAGTGCATTCCTCGCGTTGGTATTCAGTTACGTTCTTCATTACATTATTTACCC GGGCACGTTAAGAATAACAGTTATGACCGGTGATAAACCCCGGCAGAGTGACACCGCATGTGTATGTTTAACGCTTTCCGTGGACGGATACAAGGCACTGGAACAGAAGCTGGAAGCACGCTTTAATCATGATTTTTCACGTGGACAAACAGATACGTTCGACGTACCAAACGTTCag CTACCTTCTGAGGTTGACAGTATAGAAATATCCAAGTGTCGACCAGGTGATGAAGTTGACTGGTACATCGACATTGTTAAAGTGCAGAATATGAAAACAGAATCGAGTAGGGAATTTCCAGTTTTTCGTAGACTTGGATCGAATGAAGTAGTCGTCATTCACAATTACGACACTTACTTACCGAATGATGAATTCTACAACAAACTTCCAAAGATGCTAG AACAAAGACAGCGCGAATTAGAGACAGCGAAGCGGGATTACGAGTATGAATATAAAGATGAGCTACCAGTTATGGTGAAGGAACTACCTGACAAAgaaaaattttcatttttgtacgAGATGTTTCTTGGATTGAACCTCGGAAAATTCATTCTGTTAACAAGCGCATTTGAACACACAGATTGGGGACAAACTATAGAAGGCGTAATGGACATTTTTAAGTACCTTCATCTAAAACCGCCCAGCGATTTAGAACG ATGGAGGAGCGACGAAAAATTTGGTTTACAACGCCTACTTGGCGTTAACAGCAACGTAATCCGTCGGGTTAAGGACATGGCCCAACTACAAAAGCTTAACGTACATGAAAACGACGTGTTACTTACTTCCGAGGACCTCACAGTCATGGAAGCCTTCAATGAAAATCGACTTTTCATCGTCGACCACAGCATTATCCAGGGCTGCCCAACGAGCGAGCGCGTCATCCTTTGTTCGCCAATAGCGCTTTTTGTCCGTAATGAAGATGACAAGATCATGCCAGTGGCGATCCAGCTTTTTCAGAATAAAACAGATGATAATCCAGTATTTTACCCTGATGATGACGAAATAACCTGGCAATTGGCCAAAATATGGTTCAACAACGCCGACGCACAAGTGCACCAATCAATATTCCATCTTGGGTACACACATCTGATCATGGAAGGCTTCGCAGTCGCTGCACACCGTCACCTATCTACTTCTCACCCGATATTCAAACTACTGGCTCCCCATTTTATTTACCTGATGGCGATTAATAAGGGGGGCATGAGTCTGCTACTTGCAGAAGGGAAAGCTTTGGATAAAGTTATGTCTTCAGGCGCAGCAGGTGGTAAATACCTGATAGCtcgatacaaaacaaaatggcgttTGAATATTGAAGGCACACTCCCGGCAGATTTGGAAGCTCGTGGGGTAGGAAAAGAAGTAATTCCCATTTATCCGTTCAGAGACGATGCTATGCTTACGTACGATGTTATCAAACGGTATGTGCATCATTACGTTGATCTATATTACAAAGATGAAGATGTCCTAAAGGGTGACGAAGAGATACAGAATTGGCGAAGTGATATGACTCGCCCCGAATCGCAAGGCGGACTCGGGATTTTCGGTGTCCCAGGAGAGAACGATAGATTTCAAACCAAAGAGGATTTAGCTATTGTGTTGACAAGTATCATTTACACATGTAGCGTCGGGCATGCAGCGGTGAACTTCAAACAGTACGACGAGTACGCCTTCCCCTTAAACTACCCGTCGAAACTAAAAGGGAAGCCTCCTACCGACAAGACGAGGCGTTATGTGCGTGACATTCTATCAATTCTTCCTCCGAAACCTACGCATCACACACTTTTGGAAGTGGCAGGTATATTGAGCAGTCGCGGAACAAACAGTCTCGGGCATTTCGAAGTAGACTACATTCATGACCCAGCAGCTGTGGAATTGGTAAAAACGTTTCGGAAAGAACTCGAAACGGTTTCTAAAACCATCAAGGAGAGGAATAAACAAAGACCTCAAGAGTTGCAGTACGATTATCTGGATCCACAAAGCATTCCTAATTCAATCAGTATATAG